GTATACAAACGGGGTAGCAATATTTGTGCTTCGATATGCGGTATAAAACTGTTCAGCTTCCACACGCTGCGCATTAGGTGTTCCATCGGCGGTCACGCCTTCGAGCAATACCCCCCCCTCGCGGCCCACCAGCGAAGGCTTGGAAAGTCCCTCCCTCAGGAAGTTGAGGTTGGAGTTGGAAAGGATTTTGTGCCCTGCTTTGAAGTCGATCTGCGTTGTAACGCGAAAACCTTTTACATTGAAGTTATTAATCCAGGCGCCCACCCATTTAGGGATCGCACTGCCGAAAGTGGTCAGCGCACCTTGCTGCGGAAGCCCGCCGGAGGTCACAATGCGGCCTTGTGCGTCTCTTTTATAGTCAAATCCGCGCAGGGAAGCGAGGGGCTTATCGAGTTCATGCGAAACGATCCCGAAGAATTCGCCTGTTCCTACATCAAACCGGGGCTGGCGTGGCGGCCCTGGGGCGAGTTCGAGCACTTTGCTGATATTGTAACTTCCGTTGAATGTGGTTTCCCAGGTAAAGCCGTCGGTTCTGAACGGTACCAATGTCACGAGAAACTCGACTCCCTGGTTACGCAATTCCCCCACATTCACCTTGGTCTGGCTGAAACCTGAAGTGTTGGAAATATCGACGTTCAGGATTTCGTCGACCGTGTATTTTCGGTAAAGCGAAACGTCAATGTTTAGACGGCTGTCGAAGGTTTTCATTTCGAGACCAACCTCGGTTTCCTTCACTTTCAACGGACGCAGATTCGCGTTCGGGCTGACGGTTGAAGGAAGATTACCCAATGCGGTCCCATTGAACGGATTTGCATTGATACCGTAATACAGGTTGTTCGAATAAGGGTCCGTATCGCCGCCCACTTCTGCATAAGCCGCCCGTAACTTACCATAGTTCAACCACTCAGGCGTGTTGTTGAAAGCCTGGCTGAATACGAAACTTCCGCTCACGGAGGGGTAGAGGTAGCTGTTGGATTGTGGGTTTAAGGTAGAAAACCAATCATTCCTGCCGGTTACGTTTACGAAAAGAAAACCTTTATAAGAAAACTCGGCGGCTCCGTAAAGGGAATTGACCTTCTTTTTGCCATAAGTATAATTAGGGTTCTTAACCTGGCCGTTGGCAATGGTATACAAATCACGTACATAAAAGTTGGTTACAGCGGTCGACACATTGTCATTGATTTGCAGCATCTGGTTACCGCCAAGGGTAATATCAATGCCGAAATCCCCGAAGGTCCGGTTTGCACCGATAAGGAAGTCCATATTTCTTTCCCGGAAAGTTGCCACATCCTGGTAGTAGTATCCGTTAAAACCAGTCGCGACTGCTCCGATCGAGCGGGTACCCGTTGGGCGGTTGTAGTTATACGGGCGGGTGAAGTAATCCTGTCCGATGCGGCCCTGAATAAACAGCCAGTCGGTAAAATCGTAGCGCAGGGAGGTATTTCCAAAGATCCGGTCGCGCCGTACATTTTCGAAACGATCATTGGCAACCCAGTAGGGATTATTACGGTTTGTAAACCGCGCCAGCGGCATTTCGTTACCATTCGCGTCTTTGCGGTTTTTAAGCCAATCCGTATCGATGCTCGTCGCCAGCGTATAAATGGTCGTATTGGCATTCATGTCCTGAATGCCAATCTGGGGCGGATTTTTGTTGTATTCGTTTGAGTAATTGGCATTTACCTGCGCCGAAAGTCTTTTTGAGAATTTGTAATTCAGGCCAAGATTGAAGATCCTTTTATGGTAGTCCGAATTGGGCATGATCGCATTCGCGTCGGTATTCGCAAAAGATAACCGGAAGTTTCCCTTTTCATTTCCGCCTGAAAGCGCAATGGAATTGGTAAAACTGGTACCTGTCCGGTAAAATTTCTTAATGCGGTCTTTGTGAGGAGAATAGGGCTGCATGCTGCCGTCAAATTGCGGAGTAAGCGCACCGTCGAATTTTTCTCCAAAAGCAAAAACACCGGAGCTCTGTGCCTCTGCAACGCTCGTCTGCCTTTTTCCAAACTCTCCCTGGCCATATTCATACTGGAAATCGGTATAATCGAGTGCTTCCTGTGCCTGAAAATTCGAATTGATCTCGACGCCGATACCAGTGGTCTTGCTGCCGCTTTTAGTGGTAATAATGATCGCGCCGTCTTTCGCACGGAATCCATATAACGCTGCCGCTGCCGCTCCTTTCAAAACCGTCATCGATTCAATATCATCCTGGTTGATACTTTGCAAACCGTCACCTGCATCCGATGAACCACCGGTAGGGTTGCCCGTACCATTGCCGTTCGAGCCCCCGGCCGATACGCTGCTGTTGTTGATCGGAACGCCATTCACGATAATAAGCGGCGAATTATTTCCGCCAAATGACGATTGCCCACGGATGCGGATCTTGGTCGATCCTCCCGGCCCGCTGGCTGGCGGCGTCACGTTCAGGCCGGCTACTTTTCCCTGTAAACTGTTACCAAGGTTCGTCGTACGGTTCGTTGTAATTTCTTCTGTGTCAATGGTTGCGGTCGAATAGCCCAGTTTTTTCGCATCTCTTTTGATGCCTAATGCAGTCACCACCACCATTTCGAGGTTCCGCACATCGGGCTGCATGGTCACGTCGTATGCCGATTGGCTGCCAAGGGTAATTTCCTGCGGCGAATAACCGACATAGGAGAATATCAGTATACCGCCGGAGTCCGGCACATTGATTTCGAAATTTCCCTCGGTATTGGTTGCAGTACCGGTTTTAAGCCCCTTCACTACAATACTTACACCCGGAAGCGGCTGCCCTTTTTCATCGGAAACCTTGCCCGTAACCGTTCGGTCGATTGCCGAGGGAGCTGTTACTTCAATCAGGTGGCTGCCTGGTTCCGGGCTGTTTTTGATCAGCACGATCTGCTTACCCTCGATCTTATACGTGACATTAATCGGCCTGAAAAGTTCATTCAGTACGTCGCCAAGCGGCTTTTCGACTGCATTGATCGAAACGCGCCGCTGTGCCTTGATCAGTGAGGAATTATAGGTGAACCTGACCTGCGTGAGCTTATTCAGCCTGCTGAGCACTGTTTTCATGTCCTGGTTATTCACCTGGATCGTAATACGCTGGTTAAGAACATCCTGCGCGCCCACGTGAAAAGCAGACGATATGTTGGAGGAAGAAAGGGCAATAATTAACTGGAAGAGTGCTATTCTCGTGGCGATGTAAAGCAGCCGTGATTGGTATCGGTATTTTTTCATGCTCTTAATTGTTTGTTCTGTATGGAGAAAGATGGGACAGAATCCTCCTGCGTCGGGCTGACAAGGAGTGCAGGGCGGCGGCAGGGCGAACACTGCCGTTAATAATTTAGTACAACGATTTCTTCATAGGCAAAGCGAAGGTATTGGTTATGTAAAACTTCAGTGGTGAGGGAGGCTAAGTCTGTGTGTTGCTATTGTTCAGATACAACCTTCTGAGGTGATAATTACCTGGCCGTCAATCATTTCATATGTAGCTCCAATTGCCTGGCAAACCGCATTGATCCGCTGTTTCAGGTTTTCGTCGCCAAACTGTGCATTGATCCGGCATTGCGCAAGGATCCCGGCGTCGTAGCGGATCTGTATCCCGTATATCTTCTGCAAGTCGTGCAATACTTCTGAAACCGGCTTGTCATCAAATATCTGGTCTTTCCGTACGATCGATTCAACCAGGATTTCAGGACGTGAGACACTACCTCTTTCGAGCCGGTTTTCCTTTCTGATAAAAACTGCCTGTTCGTTGGGGCTGAGGACGATACCTGATTTCCGCTCAGCGGTTGCTTCCTCAGTATCCTCGTAATCTTTTTTTGGAAAAACCGAAACACGGCCTGTTTTCACAGCAACCAGCACTGTACTTTCTTCGTCAAAAGCCTTCACGCGAAAACTGGTACCCAGCACTTTGGTAACTGTTTCGTTCGTATATACCAGGAATGGCTGGTTCTCATTTTTGCTTACATCGAAAAATGCCTCGCCTTTCAGATACACGCGCCTCTCTTTTGAACCAAACTTTTTTGGATACCTGATAGAGCTTCCTTTCGATAATGTGGCTACGCTTTTGTCGCTCAGCAAAACGGTCATTTCAGGCAGATCATCATTGGTATGCACTACCATCTCAGACAGCCCAGCCTCTGGCAGATTGATGGTAAAGGCTTGTTTTTCAGTCTGTTTCACGTGATAGTAGCTTATTCCGAGGCCCGAAACCAGCAATATTGCGGCAGCTGCTTTCCAAATCGCCGGCAGATAGGAGCCCAGGCGGCGGTTATGTTTTCTTTCTTCCGCAATGCGCGTGATTTCTTCGATTTCATGGCGGAGCATTTCGTCCGTCAAATCGTCCTTGTAAAGGCTGTTAACAGAAAGTACCAGTTCCCTTGCCAGGCTTATTACGTGCAGTTTGTCTGGATTTTCGTCCGTCCACCGGTTCCAGAAGAACGATAGCTCAGGTGTAGGGTCAGTGACCCATCGCCGGAACATTTCGTCCGCGGCAAATTCTTCAACTGAATGCGACCGGTAGTTAATCATTGTGTAAATGCTGAAATCATGGTGACGCTTCCGAACTGGTACCTGTTTGAATAGGTATGTCAGGTTTTAGCGGGGCTATAACCAAAAAAATCAAAATAAATTTGAAATAGTGATAAAGCAGGTGCCGGGAATGTCAGAAACTGGTTGCGAAAAACCAGTATCCGAGCGCGAAGAGCCAGAAAAATTCGGCGGGCGTCCAGATCTCCTTGATTTCTTTTAATGTACGGTAAAGCAGGTTGGCGACGCTTTGTCGGCCGAGTCCCATTACATTGGAGATATCTTCGTGATCGAGATTTTGGTAAAATCGCAGGTAAATAATCTCCTGCTGCCTTTTCGAAAGAAGGGAAATGATTTGATTCAAGCGTCCCTGCTGGTGACGACTATGCTCGTCGGCAATCATGTGTACCTCAACAGAAGGATCGGATCCATCTTCGTCGAAGAAGAGCGATTCCGTTTGCTGGATGCGTTTCAGGCGAACGCTTTCCTTGATCAGCCTGTGTCTGAGCGCTTTAAGTAAATAGGATTTTACAAATGCAGTTTCACTCAGGAACGTCCTGCGTTCCCAAAGGTCCATGTAAAGTTCCTGAATAGCATCCCGGATAAAGTCCGGATCGGAGGAAAATTTGCACGCGTAGTTATAAAGTGCACGGTAATGGATCTGGGCGAGCTTTCCCATAGCATCTGCGTCACCCGCCTTGAATCTTTGCCAGAGACGGACGCTTACATCGCAGGGGTAATATTTGCTTTCTTCTACGCTCAAATCTCAAATAGTAATATCGGGTTTGTTTAATTTATTCGAAGAATTATGCTACTGAAAGCAGGCTTAACTTTTAATCTCCTTGCGTCGAAAGCCCAATTTGTTTATTTAAAGAAAGAAGGAAGTTACTTCCGCAGAATAGGGTTGGTTGACCCCATCCTGAGGAAGATTTTAGATATTATTTAACCACTTTCATTTTCCCCTGCATCATGGTGTAGTGGCCGGGGAATGTGCAAACGTACTGGTAAGTACCAGCTTGCTTTGGGGCAGTAAAATAGATCGACTCAGATTTTTCAGGCTCTACAATGTTACTGTGAAAAAGTACATCGTTCGTTTTCGGGACATAATTCATTTCTGAACCTTTTAAACCCAAATTCAAGCCAGCTTCGCCCACTGCGTTGGCTGTACCTGGCTTGGTAATCACCAGATTATGAAGCATATCGTCATTGTTGTTGAAGACGATCCTTACACGTGAACCAGCTTTCACCTGAATTTCTGAAATATCGAATTTAAGGCCCGGGACAGTGCCGATTGTGATCGTCTGATCGGGGCCTTTCGTCCAGCTGGCAGGCATCTCGGTCACTCTTTTTGCGGAAGCCGCCGTATTCGAAGCGCTGGTTTCAGCAGGCATGGTGTGGGCGCTATGATCAATTTCGGCAGCTTTTACGGTTGTTGTAAACTGCGCGCTGCTGACCGGATTGCCGGCTGCGATTTCATTGAGCGTGTAGTAAGCAGTTGCATGTAACAATGCATTGCCGTCTGTTCCTTTTACGCCATCGGCCTTAATCTCATGAATATATCCTTTTCGAAGTGAAGCCGGATCAACAACCAGCCTCACGCGCATGCCGTCCTCTGAAACGACGATCCCTTTTAGTGGTACCTCCTCCGTATTAATGATCGGGCTGCCATATGTAGAGTGGTATTTGTAAGTAAAACTATTCAGTTTGTAAGCATCCTGGGCGGCGGCGGCAGCCTTGTCAATCGGAGTGGTGAATGTGATCTCAAATCCATCGGGCATGGAACGGACGGTTTTCATTTCAAAAGGCATTTTACCTGTCCATACCAGTCGTTGAATTCCAAATTCCGACTTGCCGGTAGCCGACCAGCCCCGGCTCGTCTGACCAACGAACATCGATCCGTCGAGGCCCCATTCCAGTCGTAAAATTCCCGACATAAATCCTTCGCGGAAAGGAAAAACGGTTCCCTGCCACACGCCGTTTACCTTTTCAAGATCAACGCGTGTAATGATGCTGTGGCCTTGATCGCCTACAAACATTTGACCGGCGAAGGGACCAAATGCGCCATTGGTTATGTCTTCCTTAAAATCGGAAGTAGAAATACCTACCAGCGTATGCGGGAACCATACCGCGGGTGGCTTGATGCCCGGGACTTTTTTGGCCACATCATAAAGCGGTTCTCCGGTGTTAGGTACTTCGCTTGCTGTGATCTTCACCGGTGAGCCTTCTTCTTTGCTCCATTTCAAGCCTGCTGGATTACCTGCGAAGTCGCCTTTCTCAAGGTGTGTCATTCTGCCTGAGGCTACCCAGTCGCCCTGGTTTTCAGTATAAAAAATATCGCCTTTATAAGAACCGAATCCGGATGGGGAGCGCAAGCCGGTCGCATAGGGCGTAAGTTTTCCGTCTTCGCCCAATTTCAGCATCCAGCCTCTCCATTTGGATCCACTCGCGCCGCGGCCCACCCAGTCAAGGTTCAGGGTTACAAGCAGTTCACCATTCGGCATCGCCACAGGTCCGTAAGAATATTGGTGGTAATTTCCGGACAATGGCCATTTTGCGAATGAATCGTACACGTCGGCCACGCCGTCATTATTTGTATCGGCCAGGCGCGTCACTTCTCCGCGCTGGGATATCAGAAAATCTTTGCCCCGGTACAAAAGTCCAAGCGGCTCATGCAGCCCCGACGCAAATTTCTGAAATGAAGGTTTCCCGTCGCCTTTCAGATAAGGATTTCCGATCATCCACACTTCCCCCCGACGCGTTGAAGTAGCGAGCCGGCCGTCGGGCAGGACCTGCATTCCGCCTATTTCCATTTTAATATCCTCAGGAATCGGTATGGTAATAATGCGGTAAAAATCGTCTTCCTTGTTTGGCTTGGATTGCGAATAGGCATTCAGGCAGCCGAAGGAAATAAGCGTTGTTAAGAGTATATTTTTCATTTAAAAAAGAATGCGAGTGGAGTGATTTTACCAAAACATGGAGTAGCCGGTGGTGCCTGAGATCGGGAGAACCAGTTCCTGAACCCCGCCGGCTGGCCGGATCAGAGGCTTTACCTTCTTGTCTGTCTGTACATAAAACTGATCATCGATCTGGTAAAGCCCTTTCTCAATTTCCACGACCTTTTTGCCGCTTGCCAGTAATGCATACAGAGGTTTTTCGGAATTTCCCTGAACCTGGAAAGTACGTGACAATGTATTTCCATTAGATACCAGCTCGTCGGTTACAGTAGCTGTCCCCAGCGCATAGCGGAAAACCGGGTAACCTTGCGGATTGATATTATACCCGAGAAAGTTGATATTGGCTGAGTCGGGCCAGGCAGTATTGCTGTTTTCTAACGCCGCCAGGCTGCTTCTGCCTGAGACGTGTACTTTCAGGCCTGCGGGAAACAATAATTGCGGCTCGCCGCGTTCATACCACATTTCGGTAACGTCGGCAAACTTGCCTTTCCATGCCTGGAGTAATGCACCTCGGTTGAGATCCACTGTGTAATTCCAGCCATCCGGGCTTCCAACCGAAATACAGTGGGTCCGTTTTGATTTTTCACCATCTAGTAAAATAAAAGAACGCACCATTTCCGGACGCATGTTAGGATTTACACTAATGTAAGGCTTGGGCTCAGGCTCCGGAAGCGATGAAAGGGTATGCAGATCGTACGGACGAATGCCTGCTTTTTCGACTCTCAGGCCCAGTGCAGGCTGTCTCCACGGAAAACGGGAGTAGTGGATTTTGAACTTATGTTTCCCCTGGGTTAAGTTGGCCAAACCCTGGTGCGTTTCCTGTGAAGTGCTTTCGCCTGTGGCAAGTACGCTTTTCCCATCAATATCCAATGTAAGTAGCGGGCCCGAGTAAATCGTTGTAAAAATGTAGTCGCCGGCTTCGCTCACTTCCATTTCCCCTTCGTAAACCAGATGAAATTGCCGCATCCCGTTGGTTACTTCCTGGGTCAATGCCGCGGAGGAGCCTTCGTGATCGAGTTTGCTATATTCCTTACTGTCCCACTGGTCGGAATATACTTTGTAATTAAGCCCTGCTAATGTCAATGGTTTACGACTGGCGAGGAGCTGGTACCCGATATTTCTGAATGCAATAGTCCCTTTTGCCACTTCCAGCGCAAGCGGATGGCCTTCGGCAACCGGTTTGGAGCCAGGCAGGTAGATGGTTTCCAGAACTCGAACGCCGTTGAGCGACAAAGTATTCAGGCGGGCGGAGTTTGGTAGATTGTCGACAGATGCATCATAGGCCAGTTCGATCGTTTGCCACAAGCCCGGTGCCTTGGCCGCATTTTGAGTAGGGAATTGGCCCGCATAGCCGGAAGTAAGAGCACTCTCACCTTTAAGTTTGCTGCTGTCGGAAATTCGCACTTTCTGACCACCTGGCAATACAAGAAACCCTTCTGCGCCAGGAGAAAGAATGAACTCTGCATAAAAGCGCAGGTCGCTGGCTTTTAGCTTGGTTGTAATGACCGCGCCGGGGTTGCCGATCAGTATGCCTTCGCCTGACTGGGTTTTGACTTTACCGGTTCCCGATGGATGGATTGTGATATTTCCCTGGATGGTCCAGTTTGGCGAACTGGTTTCAAATGAGGTAAGATCTTTAAGGGGCAGGGGTGAGTAATTTCCTTTACCCGATTGCCCCCAGACTACCGCCGGGCAAGCGAGCAAAAAAAGGGAGACTTTCCGGAAAAAATAATGCATCGGCTTTATTAAGTGTATTGTTTACAATTAAAAAGCGAAGTTCGCAAATTTTTCTTCTAAAAGCTCTCATTAATTGTAATTAATTTTCAATTAAATAGCATATTCCTTAGAGATAAAAAAAGCCACATATAGTGGCTTTTGGTGTGAAACTGGATCTGTTCAATTTGATGACGATTTGATGCAAATGCAGTCGGATTTACAGGATGCATAGTAACCGGTTGTGCAGGATACGCTGCAGCAAGTGTTTGAGCATGAAACTGCACCAGGCCCACCCGAGGTCGCACATGTTGGAACCAGATCAGCACCACCTTTTTTATTGTCGTGGTTACCGTACACTGCAATTCCAACCGATTCTACTGCATTTGAGGATAGATAGTTTTCGGGTAGCTTAGCCTTCATTTCATTAAAGATGTCATTCCTCACCACAAATTCGGTCTTTTTGCCAGAAACGGGATCGTTTATAATGAGCGCAGAGCGTAAAAACAAAACCTCATATTTTCCTGATTTCAGAACGGGAGCATCCGTGCCGCCGGCGAAATAGAGCCTGATTTCATACGGATTGATACTTGAATCGTGAAGCTTGATGATAAGCTGCTTTTGATCGCCGCCAGGCGCGTTAATAACATCCACTTTGCCAACCTTGCTATAAAAACCTTGATTTTGAGTTGCCAAATTTGGCGCATCTTGTAAGAAGACTTGTTTGGATACGTTACCGTCGGACTTTTCGCAGGAAAAGAAGCACACTACCGCCGCAATAAAACACAGTGTGACAAAAAGAAAAGTTTTTTTCATGACTTCTGTTTGTTTAAAGTTCTTTGCAAAGCTATATCAATGTTAACAGCTTGTAAATCCCTCCTTTAGGGGGATTTTTCATTTGATTCGGCTAACTTCTTGATGTACATAATCGCAAAAACTGATAGTGACGTGAGGGTATCACCACTTCTCTGTGCTTTGACACGAATGTTTTTCCGATGACTTTTAATCGTCTCAGTTGTTCTGCACAGCTGCTGCGCGATCGCTTCTGTGCCGTATCCTTCGGCGATCAGGTTTAAAACTTCGAGCTCTCTCTTTGTAAACATAATGTTGATGAATTTGCCCGACGAATACTAGTGAAAATAAATTCATTTAGGGGGGGGGTGTTTTTTAACCGGCTAGTATGAATTATTCTGTTGAAAATCAGATCATTTGGGAGGCTTGTGCCAACAAAATAAGCGGAACCTAATTCCTGCCTGGAAAATCTTACAAATGTTTAATGAGATTTAAATTTATATCGAGGAAGTGTGCAACCCCGGCTGACCGGCAGCTTGGGATAGTGTATTAGCGTACCTAGCAGAAAAGTAATATGCGCGGCCCGCTCCCGATTCTTCATTGAGACAACTTCGGCTCCAATTATTTTAGTTCTTTATACAGAAAATAGCAATCTGAATGCAACTTCTTGTAAGGTGCTTGATTAGAAGAACATGTGAGCTGAGGTAGGCGCATTTTCTTTTAAAAAAAATTCTTAAATTTAATGCAATCCCCCCTTCATCAGGCAACAATGATAATGTGCCGAAAGTCGAAGAGCGGTTACTCTCCTAACTGTTTATTGTTCAATACAGATTTTTTCTATCTCAGTCTTTCAATATCTCTGAGCCACATTGGCGATGGTTGATTTGTTCATAGTAAGTTAATAAATACTTAACACATATCGGTTTCCAATCCCGCATGTTTGTATTTTGAAATAACGGTCTCAGTGCCAAGGTCTTTTCTTAATAATAACAATTAAAACGTTTCTGCACATGATTGAACATTTCTACTTTCTCTTGCGGCCTGGTTTCTTGGGACGAAGCAGGCAAGCCATTCTCCTCACCGCTTTTCTCCTGTTTTCGCAGGCAGTTGTTGCACAGACGGATGTGACCGGAAAGGTGACTTCGAAGGAGGACAACGTCCCGATTCCGGGCGTCAGCATTGTGCTGAAAGGAACAACGATAGGTACCATTACCGATGCTGAGGGAAATTACAAAATAGACGTGCGGGGCAATGCTCCGGTGTTGACTTTCTCATTCCTGGGGTTTGCTTCTCAGGAAGTTAGTGTAAATGGGCGCAGCAGTGTGGATGTTGTGATGTCTACCGACCTGCGCCAGCTAAACGAGGTTGTGGTTACTGCCCTTGGTATTAAAAAGGACATCAGAAGGATCGGTGTAGCGATTCAGACTGTCGAAGGCGCATCGATCGTCAAGGCGCGGGAGCCTAATGCAATCAATGCACTGGCCGGTAAAGTAGCTGGCCTTACAGTTGGGATACAGCCCGAATTGCTACGCAAACCGAACATCCAGCTCAGAGGTAATTCAGATATTCTGTTTGTTGTGGACGGTGTACCTGTCAATTCCGATACCTGGAATGTCAGCCCGGACGATATCGACACTTATTCCGTATTAAAAGGAGCATCTGCTTCCGCACTGTATGGTTTTCGCGGGAAAAATGGTGCGATCCTGATCACCACCAAACGTGGTTCAAAGGATAAAAGAGGGTTTTCGGTCGATTTCAATTCGTCTACAATGGTCGACAACAGTTTTTACGCAATCCCGAAAGTGCAGGATCTGTACGGCCCGGGTGATCACGGACGCTATGCATTTGGAGACGGAAAAGGAGGGGGTTTGAATGACGGCGACTATGATGGGGGCTGGGGACCGAAGTTTGAAGGCCAGCTTATTCCCCAGTACGACAGCCCCGTGGATCCCGTGACGGGCAAGCGGCAGGGAACTCCGTGGGTAGCGCGAGGCAAGGATAACCTGTCGAGATTTTTGCGACCGGGTTTGCTTTCAACCAATAATGTATCTGTGTCGGCGTCGGGAGAGAAATACAACATCCGGTTTTCGACTTCCCACACGCATCAAAAAGGAATTGTTCCGAATACCAAGTTGAATATCACAAATTTTAATATGGTGGCGGATTATAATTTCTCGAAAAAGCTGAAATTCAATTCATCCCTGCAATACAACCGTCAGTATACGCCGAATATCCCTGATATCAACTACGGGCCTAACTCGATCATTTACAATATTGTATTATGGGCCGGAGCTGACTGGGATGTGGATGAAATGCGCAATTACTGGCAGCCGGGTAAGGAAGGTTTGCAACAGATCTATGCCGAGTACCAGCGTTATAATAATCCCTATTTCATGAGCTACGAGTGGCTCAGAGGTCACCAGAAGTCTGATATTATCGGTCAGGCGGCGATGACTTACCAGTTTACCGACTTCCTGGAAGCCACATTACGGTCACAGATCACGACTTGGAGTTTGTTCAGAAATGAAAAAATGCCTTATTCAGCTGGTTCATATGGCCGAGACGAGCGCAGGGGAGATTATCGTGAAGACCGCCGAAATTTGTTTGAAAACAATACGGATATTCTAGTGAAGTTTGATAAGGATATTGTTCCTGGTTTGAATGCGAAGATATGGCTTGGAGGAAATATCCGTAGTTTCGAATATAATTCTTCTTACGGCTCAACGAATTATCTTAACGTACCGGGCCTGTATAATTTCAGCAACTCAGCTAAT
This Dyadobacter sp. UC 10 DNA region includes the following protein-coding sequences:
- a CDS encoding response regulator transcription factor is translated as MFTKRELEVLNLIAEGYGTEAIAQQLCRTTETIKSHRKNIRVKAQRSGDTLTSLSVFAIMYIKKLAESNEKSP
- a CDS encoding SusC/RagA family TonB-linked outer membrane protein, with product MIEHFYFLLRPGFLGRSRQAILLTAFLLFSQAVVAQTDVTGKVTSKEDNVPIPGVSIVLKGTTIGTITDAEGNYKIDVRGNAPVLTFSFLGFASQEVSVNGRSSVDVVMSTDLRQLNEVVVTALGIKKDIRRIGVAIQTVEGASIVKAREPNAINALAGKVAGLTVGIQPELLRKPNIQLRGNSDILFVVDGVPVNSDTWNVSPDDIDTYSVLKGASASALYGFRGKNGAILITTKRGSKDKRGFSVDFNSSTMVDNSFYAIPKVQDLYGPGDHGRYAFGDGKGGGLNDGDYDGGWGPKFEGQLIPQYDSPVDPVTGKRQGTPWVARGKDNLSRFLRPGLLSTNNVSVSASGEKYNIRFSTSHTHQKGIVPNTKLNITNFNMVADYNFSKKLKFNSSLQYNRQYTPNIPDINYGPNSIIYNIVLWAGADWDVDEMRNYWQPGKEGLQQIYAEYQRYNNPYFMSYEWLRGHQKSDIIGQAAMTYQFTDFLEATLRSQITTWSLFRNEKMPYSAGSYGRDERRGDYREDRRNLFENNTDILVKFDKDIVPGLNAKIWLGGNIRSFEYNSSYGSTNYLNVPGLYNFSNSANPVKIQNFNSAMRVASAYYSADFTFKDYFTLSATGRVDKLSTLPSGSNSFFYPSIALSTVISDYVQLPELISFLKIRGSYANVKDGLTASTIGTTSSNTNPLEYGDQYRSPYDGPSYQNAAVYSTPFAYNNTPAAYFTNQLDNPGLVPNTSSQTEAGLDVRVMENRLGLDVTYFVSNDGPRIFALPVSTTTGYSSALVNGIKTKKTGWEASLSGSPIRSENGFNWDIVANYSTFKEVLTEIYPGQDALNTFFRVGDRMDKYYGRAFAKTTDGQIINDDSGRPIYSPVNQFLGYVNPKFVLGINNKFNYKNINFSFQFDGRFGGVISNYIQKQTFRGGRHIELIQGQLGASRETDYQAFKNNTENKTYVGEGVQVANGAALNFDADGKITNLAELNFKPNATAQNVQDWVSRYYNSDEGNLMSRSFGMLREVVLGYTLPQSWLTKSKFIHNASVSLVGRNLLYFAEKKDLDLNQFVSGGSSDLQTPSVRRYGVNVSLTF